A portion of the Carya illinoinensis cultivar Pawnee chromosome 11, C.illinoinensisPawnee_v1, whole genome shotgun sequence genome contains these proteins:
- the LOC122282667 gene encoding expansin-like B1, producing the protein MGLAVLENQVGILCLICMVLLLPALCTSHDISTYSSRATYYGSHNGHASPSGACGFGEFGKTVNDGSVTGVSTLYRNGAGCGACYRVKCTSSQYCSKRGVDVVVTDHGGGDKTDFILSYQAYARLARRGSEGAKELFSRGVIDIEYQRISCRYPGHNLMFKVHEKSRYPNYLAIAVIYAAGINDITAVQLCQEDCKQWRGMRKSFGAVWDMSNSVPSGPIKIRFQVGGRKWVESQNNLPALWNAGDAYDSNIQL; encoded by the exons ATGGGGCTTGCAGTACTTGAAAACCAAGTTGGTATTCTTTGTCTGATTTGTATGGTACTGCTCTTGCCTGCTCTATGCACCTCTCACGACATTTCTACTTACTCATCAAGAGCAACCTACTACGGTAGTCATAATGGCCATGCGAGTCCAA GTGGAGCTTGTGGGTTTGGAGAATTCGGAAAAACTGTCAATGATGGCAGCGTGACTGGAGTCTCTACGCTGTATAGGAATGGAGCTGGTTGTGGTGCATGCTATCGG GTTAAGTGCACATCATCCCAATATTGCAGTAAGCGTGGAGTGGATGTGGTGGTGACTGACCATGGTGGAGGTGACAAAACTGACTTCATACTCAGCTACCAAGCCTATGCAAGATTGGCACGCCGTGGTTCCGAAGGGGCCAAGGAGTTGTTTAGTCGCGGCGTGATCGACATAGAATACCAGAGGATCTCGTGTCGCTACCCTGGTCACAACCTTATGTTCAAAGTCCATGAGAAAAGCAGATATCCTAATTATCTAGCTATAGCAGTCATATATGCAGCCGGTATAAATGACATCACAGCCGTCCAATTGTGTCAG GAGGATTGCAAACAGTGGAGGGGCATGCGTAAATCCTTCGGGGCAGTGTGGGACATGTCTAATTCAGTACCAAGTGGTCCAATAAAAATAAGGTTTCAAGTGGGTGGCAGAAAATGGGTGGaatcccaaaataatctgcCTGCTTTGTGGAATGCTGGGGATGCTTATGACTCAAACATTCAGCTCTAA